From Tubulanus polymorphus chromosome 9, tnTubPoly1.2, whole genome shotgun sequence, a single genomic window includes:
- the LOC141910889 gene encoding uncharacterized protein C5orf34 homolog has product METGGKNKHTDELIDEPNQLVLFSNDNIEAGFLDGCKVQLSSCAICFVHDQPIGKYAHPLQEMSRVAERTEYVTSRYKMKMANILEFRNRFAERPYLCPNIIPQDEQITLYEDVTHVCWPVSLESDDDDDRTSADVIEMEDGSLRIVSIDDHAAMTLSAHGRDFSVSFLAKMSQPAKKRCSEGKVLTEIDSNTQEQQDMPKTDAKPHYKEKNSSCDENTSTYWRYTWVVQHHLVVNCPPIWKHPLQLLTKYAEYSSNSTQDISYINRTIKDISSQNSIVNIDDDYKIDCRHDDHMHVATKLPVSLPLRWQSPHPHKWRPVGGAANDEMDAEACCFNGGVKVICSEGIIYRFSGEHKLSMEIYPGDGSVMISKGCNADYFTHLNVKDGQVEERTYCVAALPPEGTGSSHPYSIKRLISRGQRLLCCSTQAKLNLSTNHDSICWQVNADDLRMELPSLLEEERVTEIGHFRAYSSGRVRVLFTDRISLDLNFDIERLQRQTKEIPDSWSVEPFLPKTIRLLLRSGQYYYVNTSNPQQYCRYIDFTKAWITWVMSENRTEFFKDTINGNQQAMSVQCELQKIKCFNYLLDNLTLSTATTTDSETKQTTSPSWRPIDKKFNAATVMDALRKTSQAIRDIDSVAKK; this is encoded by the exons ATGGAGACCGGTGgcaaaaacaaacaca CGGACGAGCTCATCGACGAACCCAATCAACTGGtattattttctaatgataacaTAGAAGCCGGGTTTCTGGATGGATGTAAAGTGCAATTGTCAAGTTGTGCAATTTGTTTCGTTCACGATCAACCGATCGGAAAATACGCCCATCCTTTACAAG aGATGTCTCGAGTCGCTGAAAGAACGGAATATGTAACAAGTCgatacaaaatgaaaatggcgAATATTCTCGAATTTCGTAATCGTTTCGCGGAACGACCATATTTGTGTCCAAACATCATTCCTCAAGACGAACAAATC ACTCTCTATGAAGATGTGACTCATGTCTGTTGGCCTGTCAGTCTGGAGtcggatgatgatgatgatcgtACGTCTGCCGATGTGATCGAGATGGAGGACGGATCATTGCGAATTGTTTCAATCGACGATCACGCCGCGATGACGCTATCTGCGCACGGTCGAGACTTCAGCGTCAGTTTCCTCGCGAAGATGAGTCAACCGGCAAAAAAACG atgttcAGAAGGAAAAGTTTTAACtgaaatagattcaaatacGCAAGAACAGCAGGATATGCCTAAGACAGATGCCAAACCTCATTACAAAGAAAAGAATTCCAGTTGCGATGAAAACACTTCAACGTACTGGCGTTACACATGGGTAGTGCAGCACCACCTGGTGGTGAATTGTCCACCAATTTGGAAACATCCACTGCAGCTGTTGACGAAATACGCTGAATATTCCAGTAACAG CACCcaagatatttcatacatcAACCGAACGATTAAGGATATAAGTTCTCAGAATTCCATTGTCAACATTGACGATGACTACAAAATCGACTGTCGCCATGATGACCACATGCACGTTGCTACGAAGCTACCCGTGTCGTTACCACTTCGATGGCAATCGCCGCATCCTCACAAATGGCGGCCTGTAGGTGGTGCTGCGAACGATGAAATGGATGCAGAGGCTTGCTGCTTCAACGGTGGGGTCAAGGTCATCTGTTCGGAAGGCATTATTTACAG GTTTAGCGGTGAACATAAACTGAGTATGGAGATTTACCCGGGTGATGGCAGCGTCATGATTTCTAAAGGCTGCAACGCTGATTACTTCACACACTTGAATGTTAAAGACGGCCAG GTTGAAGAACGGACATATTGTGTTGCGGCTCTGCCACCAGAGGGCACTGGCTCTTCACACCCATATTCTATAAAACGTCTGATCAGTCGAGGACAGCGTTTATTATGCTGTTCAACGCAGGCTAAACTTAACTTATCTACGAATCATGACTCCATCTGCTGGCAG gttaATGCGGATGATTTGAGAATGGAGCTCCCATCATTACTAGAGGAGGAACGTGTAACTGAAATCGGTCATTTCCGTGCGTATTCCAGTGGGCGGGTGAGAGTTCTGTTTACCGATAGAATATCGCTAGATTTAAACTTCGATATCGAACGACTTCAAAGACAG ACAAAGGAGATTCCCGATTCGTGGAGTGTCGAACCATTTTTGCCCAAAACTATCCGTCTGCTACTGAGATCCGGTCAGTATTACTACGTCAATACATCAAACCCTCAACAATACTGCAG gTATATAGATTTCACGAAAGCGTGGATTACATGGGTGATGTCTGAAAACAGAACTGAATTCTTCAAAGATACGATCAACGGCAACCAACAAGCCAT GTCGGTTCAGTGTGAATTACAAAAGATCAAGTGTTTTAATT ATTTACTGGATAATCTCACGCTGTCAACGGCGACGACGACAGACTCAGAAACAAAGCAGACGACATCACCATCGTGGCGACCAATCGATAAAAAGTTCAACGCCGCTACGGTAATGGACGCGCTTCGAAAAACTAGTCAGGCGATACGAGACATCGATTCGGTGGCaaagaaatga